The sequence CCGATGGCGAGCTGCTGATTAACAGATATTAAAGAGTTGCCACTACTGGTCTGAAAATTCCGGAGATCAGCAATGGAAATTGTATTCATAGAAGTAAACTGAATAGAGTTGAAAAATCCCAGAACAGCAATAATAGGAACGAACCAATATAATGAAGTATTGATATCTGGAATAGCCAGCATACAGATCAGGGTTCCAATGATAAATGTATTAACCATTAATGTTTGCCGGTAACCATATTTATCCAGAATTTTAATGACAGATGACTTTCCGAATATAGCCGTCAGCGCCATCGGAGCAATGATCCATCCTGAAGTTACAGCAGATTGTTTATAAGCAATCTGAATCATAAGCGGAAGCAATAATGGAACTGAACTGATTCCTAGTCTTGTAGCCAGATTCCCTACAATTCCCACCCTGAAAGTTCTGACCTGAAACAGGTTGAGAGGAAAAATAGGGTGCCCTTCTTTTTTTGCATGTTTATAGTAATAATAAAGAAACAGGAATCCAAGGATAAATACAATGAGGACCGGAGTAATATTCTGCATATTCCCAAAAAGTTCTAATGAAATGGAAAGCAGGAGAGAGGCTGCTGCAAAGATTAAGAATCCCTTAAAGTCAAAGTCAACATCATCAGATTTATAATCAGGCATAAATTTTAATCCTAAAATAATTCCTAAAAAACCAATCGGAATATTGATGAGGAATATCCAGTGCCAGGACAGGTAATCAACCATGTAACCTCCTACTAATGGTCCAAGAACAGGTCCGATAAGTGCAGGAATAATAGCAAAGTTCATCGCCTTAAGCAATTCACTCTTATCAAAGGTTTTAATGAGCGCTAGCTTTCCAACCGGAGTCATCAAACTTCCTCCGACTCCCTGAATAACCCTTGAAATAACAAGATGAGTGAGATTTTGGGATAAAGAACAAAACAAAGAACCCAAACTGAATAATACCAACGAGAAAATGAATACTTTTTTAGTTCCGAAGCGGTCTGCCAAAAATCCACTTGCAGGCATGAAAACCGCTAAGGTCAATACATAACTGATGATGGCATTTTGCATGTTCAGCGGAGATTCGTGAAGATCTTTTGCAATGGAGGGTAAAGAAGTATTCAGGATGGTAGAATCCAGCATTTGCATGAAAATAGCAGTAGCCAGAATCAATGGGAGAATTTTCTTTATGGATACCTGTTGAGGGCTTGTTTCTGTCATTTCGTATAGGCTGGAATATTCAATAAAGTTCCAGGCTTATTTTATTTGAAGAAAGTGCTTGCTTTAAGCAGTTTGATTCTTAGATCAAGAAATCCATATAAAATTAAAAAAGTCCTGCGAAATATCACAGGACTTTTTGATTTATTTTTTAGGCTTTTCTACTCCTTTCCATTCATCACCGGCTTTTCTATACTGGCTCAAAGTGAAATTTTTGAAATCCTTGGTTTTGTATTCAATATTATCGGTATTCTGCTCAAAAGGCATGATATAATAATATTCTATATCTGTTTTATCGGTCTTGTTTCCTTTTTTTACAGTCGGAACATATTTTGAAAACTTATAGCTTGGAAGATATTGTCTTAATCTGGTGTAGAATGATTTGTCATCTTTTTCACTAGGAATAATATCTACAATATTCAAATCATCTTTTTTCTTATCTACCCAAAGATAATAAGTCTTTTCTTCTCCTAAATTTCTGTTGAAAGAATTGAAGGCAAACAATTCTTTTGGAACCAATTCTTTGATTTTTTCAGGATCAACCTTTGTATAGAATTGTCCTTTTGAAGGGTCAACATACGTTTCAAGGTTGTACATTAATACAGAATTGTTCTCAAAATTCTTGTTCTTGAAGTATTGATTTAAAGATAATTCTGCAGTAGCTCTAAGCTCTTTATCTCTTTTATCCAGTTTTTTTGTTGGATTCTGAGGATTTACTTTTTTTACGAATTCATATAATACTACAGGCTTTATATCCTTAAGGTGAGGATAGGTTTTAAGCTGCTCAGCTTTTACCAGCCAGTAAAACTGTTGATAATAATCATCCTTATCAGCATCTTTCACGCTTTTATATGCTAAAGCAAGCTTTTTTGAGTTCAGATATTTGCCATATTTTCCCTGTCCAAAAGCAAAACTGATAGATAATAAGGCAAACAAAACAGTAAGGTTTCTTCTCATTTTTTTATAATTGATATTTTCGTTTTCCAAATATAATTATTTATTAGATATTATTTTTGATTGTCAGTTAAATTGTGCCATATTGTTATTGTTAATTCAAAAAATAATCCTGTATTGCTACAGGATTAATAAATTATTGTGGTAGTAGTTACAAAGAAGAGGTATAAGTATATGATTTAAATATTAAATTTTAATCGTGAATTGCTGCTGACTATAAAAATTAACAAGCGCAGAGAATTGACTATTCATCATGCACAAATTGACCTCCAGCTTTTCACCTCGCATCTCCATTATCTCGAACCCCAACCTCTAATAGGAAGTTTCGTGCACTTTCACTGCTCTTCCGCTTGGATCATTCATCTTTTTGAAAGCTTCGTCCCATTCCAGGGCAATAGGAGTAGAGCAGGCTACTGAAGGAACAGATGGAACAGTGGCTGCTGCGGTCTCACTAGGGAAATGCTCTTCAAAAATAGTTCTGTATCGGTATTCCTCCTTATTTTGTGGAGTGTTTAACGGGAATCTGAACCTTGCGTTAACCATCATCTCATCGGTAACCTCTTTTTCAGCAACTTCTTTTAGAGTATCAATCCATGAATATCCTACACCATCTGAAAACTGCTCTTTTTGTCTCCATGCAATAGAGGCGGGAAGAATATCTTCAAAAGCTTTTCTTAGTACCCATTTTTCAATTTTCCCTTCAGCCACCTGTATCATTTTATCTTGTGGGTTAAGGGTCATGGCAATATCCATAAATTCTTTGTCAAGGAAAGGGACCCTTCCTTCTATTCCCCAGCTCATTAAAGCTTTATTAGCTCTCAGACAGTCATACAAGTGAAGTTTCCCAAGTTTTCTTACTGTTTCATCATGAAATTCTTTAGCATTAGGAGCTTTAT is a genomic window of Chryseobacterium nakagawai containing:
- a CDS encoding MFS transporter is translated as MTETSPQQVSIKKILPLILATAIFMQMLDSTILNTSLPSIAKDLHESPLNMQNAIISYVLTLAVFMPASGFLADRFGTKKVFIFSLVLFSLGSLFCSLSQNLTHLVISRVIQGVGGSLMTPVGKLALIKTFDKSELLKAMNFAIIPALIGPVLGPLVGGYMVDYLSWHWIFLINIPIGFLGIILGLKFMPDYKSDDVDFDFKGFLIFAAASLLLSISLELFGNMQNITPVLIVFILGFLFLYYYYKHAKKEGHPIFPLNLFQVRTFRVGIVGNLATRLGISSVPLLLPLMIQIAYKQSAVTSGWIIAPMALTAIFGKSSVIKILDKYGYRQTLMVNTFIIGTLICMLAIPDINTSLYWFVPIIAVLGFFNSIQFTSMNTISIADLRNFQTSSGNSLISVNQQLAIGFGIAFGLIVLKIFENSDLIKGETHNAFRYTFLTVGILTILSGFVFRRLHISDGKNMKSKED